The genomic window AGCCGTTGCAGGTGATCGAAACGGGCACCTCATCCGGCAATGATGCGAGCACGTCGCGTGGATAGGTGTTGCTGAGGCGGCTTGCTGCTTCCATTTCGCGGGCTCTCCAGACGTCCGCCCTGCATTGGGCCATGCAGGCATAATCTGGCGTTACCGGTCCGGTTCCAGCCCGTTCGCACTTTTCTGCCCGCTGCGATGCATCTTTTAAACGGCCCACCCGTTGCGCCTGAGTAGCAAACAACGCGGATGCATTCATGACCAGCAAGGCCGAAGCGCACGACGACCTGCCCAAAGAGAGCGGACCCGCCGGAGGCTGGGGCTCGCTGCGCAGCATCGCCCGTATCACCGGCATGAGCGACCCGTCGTCGGATGCGCTCCAAACACTTTGGCGGCAGAACAAACCCGGTGGCTTCATGTGCGCCTCCTGTGCCTGGCCAAAACCCGCCAATTACCGCGCCTTCGAATTTTGTGAGAACGGGGCGAAAGCGACGCTCTGGGAATCCACGAAAGATCGCTGCACGCCGGACTTCTGGAATGATCACACCGTCACCGAATTGCTCAGCTGGAGCGACCACGATTTGGAGAAGACCGGGCGGCTGACGCATCCGCTGCGCTACGACGCCGCGAGCGACCGCTATGTGGAAACGAGCTGGGCGGATGCCTTCGCTGCCATCGGCTCGGCGCTTGTAGACCTTCCGAAAGACGACGTGGTTTTCTACTCGTCCGGCCATGCGGGGCTGGAGGCATCCTATCTCTGGGCGCTGACGGCGCGGCTCTACGGCAACAACAACCTGCCGCAGTCCTCCAACATGTGCCACGAAACGACCAGCGTTGGCCTGACCGAGGTGATCGGCTCACCGGTTGGCACCATTATCTGGGAGGACCTGGAGGAGACCGACTGCCTTTTCTTCTTCGGGCAGAATCCCGGTACAAATTCCCCGCGCTTCCTTCATCCGTTGAAGGAGGCCAAGGAGCGGGGCGCGAAGATCGTCACGTTCAACCCCGTGCGGGAGCAAGGGCTCATCTCCTTCGTCAGCCCGCAGGATCCGGTCGCCATGATCACTGGCAAGGAGACCAAGATCTCCAACCAGTATCACCAGTTGCGGGCCGGCACGGACATCGCGGCGATCCTCGGGCTTTGCAAGGCAGTCATCGAGGCAGACGATGCGGCTCGAGAAACAGGCGCCGCCCCGGTCATCGACTGGCCATTCATCGAGGAGCACACCAACGGCTTTGCGGCTTTCGTCGACTTCGCGCGGTCGCAGCCATGGGCAGCGATTACATCGGCGTGCGGGCTGACGGAAGAAGCGCTGCGTGATGCAGCGCAGATCTATATGGAAGCCGAGCGCGTCATCGGCGTTTACGGCATGGGTCTCACCCAGCACACCCACGGCGCCGACAATATCGGCATGCTCGTCAACTTCCTCATGCTTCGCGGCAATATCGGCAAGCCGGGTGCAGGCTGCTGCCCGGTGCGCGGCCATTCCAACGTGCAGGGCCAGCGCACCGTCGGCATTGCGGAGAAGACCGCGCTGATCCCCATGGATCGGCTGCGCACGCTTTTCGATTTCGATCCTCCCGAGAAGGACGGGACGCATATCGTCGACGCGGCGGAAGGCATCATTGCAGGCAGGATCAAGGCGACCTTGTGCCTTGGCGGAAACCTCATGCGAGCGCTGCCCGAGACCGACCAGTTGGAGCAGCACTGGCGCGCCCAGGACCTGACCGTCATGGTCTCCACCAAGCTCAACCGCAGCCATCTTTATCCCGGCAAAGCGGCGTTTATTCTGCCGTGCCTCACGCGGGGCGAGAAGGACGAACAGGCGTCGGGGCCGCAATACATTTCCGTCGAAGACAGTTTCTCGATGATCCACGGTTCGATCGGCAAACAGGAGCCCGCTTCGACAGAACTGAAATCCGAGCTCGATATTGTCGCCTCGATCGCTGAAGTGATCACCGAGCCGCATCCCAAGCGTCCGTGGCGCGATTGGGTCGCAGATTACAGCCGGGTGCGCGACCTGATCGAAGCGACCTATCCGGACGATTTCAAAGACTATAATCAGCGCCTGAACACTCCTGGCGGTTTCTGGCGCGGCAATCCGGCGCGCGACCGTATCTGGGAGACCGACAGCGGGAAGGCCGAGTTCACCGTGCCGGAAAAGCTCAACGCATTGGGCTTCGACGATGCGGAAGGTCGCTTCACACTGATCACGATGCGGTCCAACGACCAGTTCAACACCACGATCTACGGTTATTCGGATCGGTTCCGCGGGATCGAAGGCACGCGCGACGTGCTCCTGATCAACGAAGCCGACATGCAGCGCGAGGGGCTGGCGAAAGGCCAGATCGTGACGCTCGTCAGCGATGCGGACGATGGCATCTCCCGTCGGCTTCCCGGGCTCGAGGTCATTCCGTTCGACCTCCCGCTCGGCACGATCGGATCCTACTATCCGGAATGCAACGTGCTGGTCCCGCTCAGCCTGCATGACCGCACATCGAAGACACCCGGCTCGAAGGGCGTGCCGGTGAAGATCGAGAAGGCCTGACAACCGGCTACGCGCATCGATTGCAAAATGCGCGTGCACGCCTCCAACACGCGATGATCTCTCGACTTGCCGCAGGCAATACGTACAATTGTACGTATTAAGATCCTTCCAAGCTGTGGGGCATGCGTGGCCGGAACTGAATCTGCGCTATCGGTGCGCACAGCGCAGGACGTGCGCCTTGCGGAAACGGTCGACGATGCCGTGCACGCCTTGCGCAGCCATTTCGGTTTCGACCATGCGACCTACCATCTCGGCTACACGATCGACGCCGTCATCGACGCGCCCTTCGTCAAGAGCACCTACTCGGATGCATGGATGGGGCGCTATATCCTGAAGCGCTACGTCAATGTCGATCCGGTGGTGCAGCACGGGTTTCGCCGGCAGTTGCCGTTCTTCTGGAGCGAGTTGCCGATGGCGCCTCAGGCGATGGAATTGATGCAGGATGCCATGGCGCACGGCGTCGGCACCGAGGGCTACACGATCCCGATCATCGATCGCGTGCGCCGGCGGGCGCTTCTGTCCTTGACGACGACGCAACTCGATACCGCGCCCTTTCGGCAGATTGTGGAGGCGGAGCGGACCGCGCTCGCCGAGCTTGCGTTCCTGATCCACGAAAAGGCGATCGGCGAACTCCATGGCTCGGATCCGCTGCCGGCGCTCGCTGCCCGCGAGCTCGAATGCCTGACCTGGAGCGCGGAGGGTCGCACATACAAGGAGATCGCACGCCAGCTCGACATCTCCGAACACACCGCACGCGCCTATCTTCGATCGGCCCGCCTGAAGCTCGGATGCGGCAGCATCGCCGAGGCGGTCGCCAAGGCAATCCGGTTCAATCTCATCGAAGAAAACAACGCCTAAAACGATACGTACATCGGTACGGACCGCAGCTGGCGGCACGCTCTGTGCGGATTTTCCAAGCGGCGCTCGAATGTCACCTTTGTTTCAAATTGAAACAGGGGCAGCACAATGTTTCGGATACTTCAGGCACCATACCGGCCAGCTGATGCGGATCTGCTCGATCAGATGTACCGGCTGCGCAAACGCGTGTTCATCGATCAGCTCGGCTGGTCGCTGCAGCATTGCTCCGCCGGGCTCGAACGCGATCGCTACGATGGGATGGATCCGGTCTATATCGTGTGGATCGACAAGCGAACCGGGACTCTCCTCGGCTCGACGCGCCTGATGCCGACGACCGGCCCGACGCTTCTCTACGACGTGTTCAGCAAGACCTTTCCCGATGCCGCGTGCCTTGCGGCGCCGGGCATCTGGGAGGCGACGCGGACATGCGTGGACTGCGAGGCGATCGCTGCGCTACGGCCGGACATCGCCGCGAGCGATGCTTTCGCGACCATGTGTCTTGCGATCATCGAATGCGGGCGCGCCCACGGCATCCACACGATCGTTTCCAATTACGAGCCGCACATGAAGCGGGTCTACCGCCGGGCGGGGCTGCAACTGGACGAGGTGGGGCGGGCGGATGGCTATGGCAGGCTGCCGGTCTGCTGCGGAATTTTCGATATCTCCCCGCCTGTGGAAGCCGCTGTGCGCGAAAAGCTCGGGCTGCCCGCACCGCTTTTTGCACCCATCGCTCCCGAGCGCGCCGCTGCCTGAAGCCGCGCATATCTGATGACTGTCGCGCAGCGTTGTGGCATGAAATATCTCATGGGGATGAACTGGAAAAGCGCGGAGAGAACGGCGAGGCGGCTGATCGGCAGCCTGCTTCTCGGCTATCTCTTGTTCTTCCAAGGCCTCGTCACGAGCTACGCTCAAGCGACGATGCTGGGCGGGCCGGATCCGGCCACCATCATCTGTTCGGTGCACGAAGCCGTCGTCGACGGTGAGCCGCACCCTCTGCAGGATCTCGACCGGGACTGCTGTTCCACGCTTTGCCAGGCGGCCTGCGCGACCGGCGCAGGCCTTCCTGGCGCTGACGCTCCCTCATTCGCGCTTCCGGTGCTGCCGGGACTGATCCATGCCCTGAACGCCGCGCCGCAGGCGCCGCCCAGCCACTACGGCCTCGTCTCAAAGGCCCGGGCACCTCCTTCTTTCTCCGCGTGATGTTTCCGGCGGCCGGCTGTTTTGCAGCGGCTGCCTTTTTCTTGCACATCCTCGGAGATTTCCATGAAACCGACCCTTATCGGGCAGGCGGCGCTGCATGTCCGCCATTCGATGACCCGTTCCACCCTCCTCGTCACGGCCAGCAGTCGCGGCGCCAATCGCACCCGATGCGACAAGGCCGTTTCCGCTCCTGCGGCCAGCCGCGTCTGACGGGAGAGATCGATGACCGACACGACCTTCAGCGCGGCCGCACAGCCATCGCGTTCAGCCGATCTCTATCGCGCCGTCTGGCGCTGGCATTTCTATGCGGGGCTCTTCGTCCTGCCCTTCATGATCACGCTCGCCGTAACCGGCGCGCTTTATCTTTTCCGCGACGAGCTGGATGCGATCATCCATCCCGACATGAAGCGGGTGGCGGTTCAGGAGACCATCAATCTCTCCGCGCCATCGGCCTTGATCGACGCGGCGCTGGCGGCCTATCCGGGCACTGCGGTGAAGTTCACCGATCCGGCACGTCCCGATCAGTCGGCGGAAATCACCGTCAACACAGACGGCGGCGAGCGCCTGGCGGTTTACGTGAACCCCTATTCGGCCGAGGTGATTGGCGCGATGTCGGATCGGGGTACGGTCATGTGGACTGTGCGCTATCTGCACAGCCTGCGCTATTTCGGCCCGGTGGCACGCGGCATCATCGAGATCGTCGGCGGCTGGACCATCCTGCTCGTCGGCACCGGCATTTTTCTGTGGTGGCCGCGCGGCAAGTCACGGGGCGGCGTCGTCACCGTGCGGGGAAAGCCGAAATCGCGCACATTCTAGCGCGACACCCATGCGGTCACCGGCATTTTCGTCGGCTTCTTCATCGTGTTCCTCGCGCTCACAGGCATGCCCTGGTCGAATGTCTGGGGCGGGAAGGTCAATGAATGGGCGAACGGCAACAATTTCGGCTATCCGGCAGGCGTGCGTGTGGCCGTGCCTATGTCGGACGAGCATCTGCACCATATGGGCCAGACAAGCTGGTCGCTTGAACAGGCGCAGGTGCCCGAAACCGCCGAGCCCGCCGATGGCGCCCCTCGATCGGCATCGACCGCGCGGTCGAGACGTTCGAGCGGCTTGGGCTTCATGCCGGCTATGCGGTGAACATTCCCGCGACACCCACGGGCGTCTTCACTGGCTCGGTCTACCCGGACGATCTTGCGCAGCAGCGCGTGGTCCATCTCGATCAATATACGGGCGAGCCGCTGATCGACATGAGCTATGCGGATTACGGCCCGCTCGGCAAATGGCTGGAATTCGGGATCAACGTGCATATGGGCCAGCAATTCGGCCTCGCGAACCAGATCCTGTTGCTTGCCGTCTGCTTCGGGATCGTCGCCATGGCTGTCTCGGCCGGCGTGATGTGGTGGAAGCGTCGACCGAGTGGCGGGATCGGCGTACCGCCCATGCCGGCTGACAGACGGGCATTCCGCGGGCTGATTGCCATTCTCGTCGTGGGCGGCATTCTCTTTCCCCTGACCGGATTGTCGCTCCTGGTGATGCTCGCTCTCGATTGGACGTTCATGCGCATCAGAGGCCGCCCCGTCATACGCTGAATTCGACGCGGCCGGTGGGTGGCTGACGCAACCTTCCGGCCGGTCACCTGTTCCCCGTCGCGGCTTGACGCTCGAACAAAAACGAGGCACCCGAAACGTGGAAGCGCGGAGGGAGTGCATGTCGGCCAGCCACCAACAGAACGAGCGCGATCACGCAGCCTATCTGGCGGATGGCGCCGTCCATGCCGTCGGTCTCGCGGCAGGCCTGATCGGCGGTGCCGCACTGGTGGTGATTGCGCTTCGCCACGCCGACGCGCTCCATACGGCAGGTGCAGTCATCTATGTGGCGAGCCTTCTCGCCTCCTTCGCCGCATCCGCCGCCTACAACATGTGGCCGAATTCCCCGGTGAAGGCGCGGTTGCGCAAGCTCGACCACGCAGCGATCTATGCACTGATCGCTGGGACCTACACACCGTTTGCGCTGCAGATCGATACGGTGGGCAACTGGCTGCTCGTCTGGATCTGGGGGCTCGCGGGCCTTGGCATCCTGATGAAGGTCATCTCCATCGGCCGCTTCGACAAACTGTCCGTGCTGCTCTATCTCGCGCTGGCATGGAGCGGGGTACTGATCTTCGACGACATGATGGCGACGCTCGGGCCGCAGGTCGTTTCACTAATCGTCATCGGCGGCCTCATCTATTCGGCCGGGGTCATTCTCTATCTCTGGCAGGGACTGCGCTTTCAGCGCGCGCTCTGGCACCTGTGCGTGCTGGTCGCTGCGGGCTTCCATTTCTCCGCAGTGACGGTGGCCATCACCGGACTGAGCAGCGCCTGAAAATCCCGATCAGGACTCGACGGGCGGGTCCAGTGCCTCCAGCGTCGAGCGGAAGCGGATCTTCGAACGCTCCACATGGCGGAAGAACGCTTCCTGCGCACGTTCGCGGTTGCCGGAAGCAAGCGCATCCACCATTTCGCGGTGCTCGCGGTTGGACACGGACAGGCCGCCGGCCTGAACGAGACCCCTTGCACGGGCAAGGTGGAGCTTGTTCACGAAGCTCTTATATTCCTTGACCAGCGTCTCGTTGCCGGTCGAGGTGACGAGGTAATCGTGGAAAGCGAGGTTGACCGGGTAATACTGATCGAAATCCTTGCCCGCGGCGATCTCGTCCATCTGATCGAGAAACGCGTTCAGCCGCGTCAGGATCTGGTCCGTGACGAGATCGGCAAGAAGTCGGCCGGCCAGCCCGAAGACCGCAGCGCGGACGTCATAGATCTCCAGCGCTTCCTTGGCGGAAACCGAGCGCACGAAGACACCGCGGTTGCGGATGATGTCCACCAGACCCTTGGCCTGCAGGCTGCGCGTTGCCTCTCGCAGCGGACCGCGGCTGGTGCCGAAGCGGGTCGAGATCTGGATTTCGTTCAGCCGCTCGCCTGGTTTCAGCTCTCCGGTGAGGATGAGATGCTCGAGCTCACGCTCGAGCACTCCCGTCAGCGAAGACGTGCGCAAAACCATCAGGTCGCTACTGTCCGTCTTCATCTGCTGATACATGATCGCTGCCCTTCAACCGATATTCAATTGTAGGCAATAAACATCGGTCGCGTAAGCTGCAACTGATATCGCAGCCGGTTGTCAGCCGAGCGCCTCCAGTAACGCTTCCGTGACCGCCTGCGTATTGGCCTGTCCGCCCATGTCCGGCGTGAACGGTCCCGACGCGCTGATCGTCTCGATCGCCGCCATCAGCTTGTCCGCTGCGGCCTTTTCGCCCAGATGCTCGAGCATCATCGCGCCCGTCCAGAACGCACCGATCGGGTTCGCGATGCCCTTGCCCATGATGTCGAAGGCCGAACCGTGGATCGGTTCGAACATGGACGGGCTCTTGGCCGACGGATCGATGTTGCCGGTCGCCCCATTACCGAGACTACCCGTCAGTGCCGAAGCAAGATCGGACAGGATGTCGGCATGGAGGTTCGTGGCGAGGATCGTATCGAAATTGCCGGGCTTCGTCACCATCATGGCGGCCATGGCGTCGACGAGTTTCCAGTCGACGTCGAGCTCTGGAAATTCCTTCAGAACATCGCGGCAGACTTCGTCCCACAGCACCATGCCGTGACGCTGCGCGTTCGACTTGGTCACCACAGTCAGCCGCTTGCGCGGCCGCGCCATCGCCGTTTCGCAGGCGAAGCGGCAGATGCGTTCGACACCAGCGCGGGTAAAGATCGCGACATCCATCGCGACTTCGATCGGCAGTCCCGAATGGGCACGACCGCCGACGCCGGCATATTCGCCTTCGGAGTTTTCACGCACGATCACCCAGTCGATCTGCTCGCCGAGCTCCTTACGCAGCGGACCGACCGTGTCGCCGAGCAGCTTTGTCGGCCGCACATTGGCGTATTGGTCGAGTCCCTGGCAGATGGCGAGCCGCAATTCCCAAAGCGTGATGTGATCGGGAATGTTCGGGTCGCCAACGGCGCCGAAATAGATGGTGTCGAAGGCTTTCAGCTGTTCGACGCCATCCTTCGGCATCATCTCACCGGTGCGACGATAGTAGTCGGAGCCCCAGTCGAAGCGCGTGACCTCAACCGAAAACCCTTCGCTCTTCGCCAGCTTCTCGATGACGGCGACACCGGCTTCGATGACCTCCGGCCCGACGCCGTCGCCGCCGATCGCTGCGATCTTATGCGTGCGCATGCGCCTCTCCCATGCCCTTCAAAATGCCGTCGATCATCTGGCGCTGGGTACCCGTGCCGCGAATATCCGGCGTGCGGGTGGCAGGATCGGACAGCGCCTGGTCGATGCCGGCTTTCATGATGCGCGACATTTCGAGCGCCGAATCGATCTTGTGGTGGTGGCCCATCCAGTCGAACAGCATGCGTGTGGATTCGATCATCGCGAAAGGATTGGCGATCCCCTTGCCGGCGATGTCCGGCGCGGAGCCGTGGGTCGCCTGCGCCATCGCGATCGAGCCGCGACCGATGCAGAGGCCCGGCGCCATGCCGAGACCGCCGACGAGACCGGCCGCTTCGTCCGTCAGGATGTCACCGAACATATTGGTGGTG from Georhizobium profundi includes these protein-coding regions:
- a CDS encoding FdhF/YdeP family oxidoreductase; amino-acid sequence: MTSKAEAHDDLPKESGPAGGWGSLRSIARITGMSDPSSDALQTLWRQNKPGGFMCASCAWPKPANYRAFEFCENGAKATLWESTKDRCTPDFWNDHTVTELLSWSDHDLEKTGRLTHPLRYDAASDRYVETSWADAFAAIGSALVDLPKDDVVFYSSGHAGLEASYLWALTARLYGNNNLPQSSNMCHETTSVGLTEVIGSPVGTIIWEDLEETDCLFFFGQNPGTNSPRFLHPLKEAKERGAKIVTFNPVREQGLISFVSPQDPVAMITGKETKISNQYHQLRAGTDIAAILGLCKAVIEADDAARETGAAPVIDWPFIEEHTNGFAAFVDFARSQPWAAITSACGLTEEALRDAAQIYMEAERVIGVYGMGLTQHTHGADNIGMLVNFLMLRGNIGKPGAGCCPVRGHSNVQGQRTVGIAEKTALIPMDRLRTLFDFDPPEKDGTHIVDAAEGIIAGRIKATLCLGGNLMRALPETDQLEQHWRAQDLTVMVSTKLNRSHLYPGKAAFILPCLTRGEKDEQASGPQYISVEDSFSMIHGSIGKQEPASTELKSELDIVASIAEVITEPHPKRPWRDWVADYSRVRDLIEATYPDDFKDYNQRLNTPGGFWRGNPARDRIWETDSGKAEFTVPEKLNALGFDDAEGRFTLITMRSNDQFNTTIYGYSDRFRGIEGTRDVLLINEADMQREGLAKGQIVTLVSDADDGISRRLPGLEVIPFDLPLGTIGSYYPECNVLVPLSLHDRTSKTPGSKGVPVKIEKA
- a CDS encoding helix-turn-helix transcriptional regulator, giving the protein MAGTESALSVRTAQDVRLAETVDDAVHALRSHFGFDHATYHLGYTIDAVIDAPFVKSTYSDAWMGRYILKRYVNVDPVVQHGFRRQLPFFWSELPMAPQAMELMQDAMAHGVGTEGYTIPIIDRVRRRALLSLTTTQLDTAPFRQIVEAERTALAELAFLIHEKAIGELHGSDPLPALAARELECLTWSAEGRTYKEIARQLDISEHTARAYLRSARLKLGCGSIAEAVAKAIRFNLIEENNA
- a CDS encoding acyl-homoserine-lactone synthase; this translates as MFRILQAPYRPADADLLDQMYRLRKRVFIDQLGWSLQHCSAGLERDRYDGMDPVYIVWIDKRTGTLLGSTRLMPTTGPTLLYDVFSKTFPDAACLAAPGIWEATRTCVDCEAIAALRPDIAASDAFATMCLAIIECGRAHGIHTIVSNYEPHMKRVYRRAGLQLDEVGRADGYGRLPVCCGIFDISPPVEAAVREKLGLPAPLFAPIAPERAAA
- the trhA gene encoding PAQR family membrane homeostasis protein TrhA, whose protein sequence is MSASHQQNERDHAAYLADGAVHAVGLAAGLIGGAALVVIALRHADALHTAGAVIYVASLLASFAASAAYNMWPNSPVKARLRKLDHAAIYALIAGTYTPFALQIDTVGNWLLVWIWGLAGLGILMKVISIGRFDKLSVLLYLALAWSGVLIFDDMMATLGPQVVSLIVIGGLIYSAGVILYLWQGLRFQRALWHLCVLVAAGFHFSAVTVAITGLSSA
- a CDS encoding FCD domain-containing protein; the protein is MYQQMKTDSSDLMVLRTSSLTGVLERELEHLILTGELKPGERLNEIQISTRFGTSRGPLREATRSLQAKGLVDIIRNRGVFVRSVSAKEALEIYDVRAAVFGLAGRLLADLVTDQILTRLNAFLDQMDEIAAGKDFDQYYPVNLAFHDYLVTSTGNETLVKEYKSFVNKLHLARARGLVQAGGLSVSNREHREMVDALASGNRERAQEAFFRHVERSKIRFRSTLEALDPPVES
- a CDS encoding tartrate dehydrogenase — its product is MRTHKIAAIGGDGVGPEVIEAGVAVIEKLAKSEGFSVEVTRFDWGSDYYRRTGEMMPKDGVEQLKAFDTIYFGAVGDPNIPDHITLWELRLAICQGLDQYANVRPTKLLGDTVGPLRKELGEQIDWVIVRENSEGEYAGVGGRAHSGLPIEVAMDVAIFTRAGVERICRFACETAMARPRKRLTVVTKSNAQRHGMVLWDEVCRDVLKEFPELDVDWKLVDAMAAMMVTKPGNFDTILATNLHADILSDLASALTGSLGNGATGNIDPSAKSPSMFEPIHGSAFDIMGKGIANPIGAFWTGAMMLEHLGEKAAADKLMAAIETISASGPFTPDMGGQANTQAVTEALLEALG